The nucleotide window ACCCATGTCCTGGACACTGTTCACGGTGTTCCGGCTCAGGGCGTCGCCCTGGAACTCTATCGCCTGGACGGCGACACGCGTACCCTGCTGACACAGACGGCCACCAATCACGATGGCCGCTGCGATGCGCCTTTGCTCAGTGGCGATGCCCTGATCAAGGGTACCTACGAGCTGGTTTTCCATGCTGGGGATTATTTCTCAGCCAAAGGCATCAGCCTACCAGAGCCACGCTTCGTGGACGTCGTGGTCCTGCGCTTCGGGGTGGCGCACCCCGAGCAGAACTACCACGTGCCGCTGGTCGTGACGCCCTGGACTTGGTCTACCTATCGCGGCAGCTAAGACCTATTCCATTTCTCAGTATTCTCTGAATCCGTCCCCACAAAAAATCACAGGGGGCGGCACTTCAGACCTTACGTCATGAATCCTGATCAAATATAAAATTAGAGGAGACCTCGTCATGGAAGGTTTTTTTCTGGAATACGGCAATCTGCTGATCCGCTGGTTACATGTCATCGCAGCCATTGCTTGGATTGGCGAATCGTTTTACTTCGTCATGCTCGACCTCAGCTTGCATCCGCCCAAAGGCGAACACAGCAAAAAACTGGGGGTTTTTGGTGAAATGTGGTCCGTGCACGGCGGCGGCTTCTACCACAATCAAAAATACCTGACCAACCCGCCAGAGCTGCCACCCGATCTGCACTGGTCGTTCTGGAAAGCCTACACCACCTGGCTATCCGGTTTCGGGATTTTCGTGCTGCTGTACCTGCTGAGGGCCGATATTTATCTGGTCAACCCGAACAGCCC belongs to Castellaniella sp. and includes:
- the uraH gene encoding hydroxyisourate hydrolase codes for the protein MGKLSTHVLDTVHGVPAQGVALELYRLDGDTRTLLTQTATNHDGRCDAPLLSGDALIKGTYELVFHAGDYFSAKGISLPEPRFVDVVVLRFGVAHPEQNYHVPLVVTPWTWSTYRGS